The Paenibacillus macerans genome includes a window with the following:
- the cobS gene encoding adenosylcobinamide-GDP ribazoletransferase, which translates to MSDESKNKQNEQSGPRQPILAAFQFLTRFPVRAELDFTPELLRRSVRYYPLVGAAVGLSVWAAAVLSAWLLPPLPAAVLALIVWVWVTGGLHLDGWMDTADGLLSYRPREKMLEIMKDSRVGAMGVLACVLLLMLKASLLASLLQGGVWQTGAALLTAPVWSRWFMTRAMRLWPNARQGEGLAGQFRGLGARDARGATAWAIVLTAAALLPAVLLIVLLAMLPATDALSQTAALPGTEAAHRGRIEPALAELLLYACLHPVLAWAAGTRAARWMSAKLGGLTGDTYGALNEGLEAALLLLAVLIFR; encoded by the coding sequence ATGAGCGATGAGAGCAAGAACAAGCAGAACGAGCAGAGCGGCCCGCGGCAGCCGATATTGGCTGCTTTCCAATTTTTGACGCGGTTTCCGGTCCGGGCCGAGCTCGATTTCACGCCCGAGTTGCTGCGGCGAAGCGTCCGATATTACCCGCTTGTCGGGGCGGCCGTGGGGCTTAGCGTCTGGGCCGCCGCGGTTTTGTCGGCGTGGCTGCTGCCGCCGCTTCCCGCCGCCGTGCTGGCGCTGATCGTTTGGGTCTGGGTCACCGGCGGGCTGCATCTGGACGGCTGGATGGACACGGCCGACGGCTTGCTCAGCTACCGGCCCCGGGAAAAAATGCTGGAAATTATGAAGGACAGCCGGGTCGGAGCGATGGGGGTGCTCGCCTGTGTGCTGCTGCTTATGCTGAAGGCTTCGCTGCTGGCTTCCCTGCTGCAGGGCGGCGTTTGGCAAACCGGGGCCGCGCTGCTGACGGCGCCCGTTTGGAGCCGCTGGTTTATGACCCGGGCCATGCGGTTGTGGCCGAACGCCCGCCAAGGGGAAGGCTTGGCCGGGCAGTTCCGCGGGTTGGGGGCCCGCGATGCGCGGGGAGCAACCGCTTGGGCGATCGTATTGACCGCGGCGGCGCTGCTGCCCGCTGTGCTGCTGATCGTCTTGCTGGCTATGCTGCCGGCGACGGATGCGCTATCGCAGACAGCGGCGCTGCCGGGAACAGAGGCCGCCCATCGCGGCCGCATCGAACCGGCCTTGGCGGAATTGCTGCTGTACGCCTGCCTGCACCCGGTGCTGGCCTGGGCGGCGGGAACCCGGGCGGCCCGCTGGATGAGCGCCAAGCTCGGCGGTCTAACCGGCGACACTTACGGGGCGCTGAACGAAGGTCTGGAAGCGGCGCTGCTGCTGTTGGCGGTTTTGATATTCCGGTAA